The DNA region TCTAGAAGAAATATCGTCAAACATTCCAGCATTATATGTAGTCTACACTGGTAAAAAATTAATCAAGCTCTTTTTTTTCTGAAATGATCATTAATCAGGCATCACAGCATGCTTCCTTTATTAAAGAGCTGGTGGAACACTAAAACTACATGACACCATCATAGTAAGAAATTCCATGAGTAAAAGTTCCCTTACGTTTCTTGTTCATCAAAAAATAAACCAGATTGAACAAACTGTTCATTTCCCTTGAATCAGCATTAGCAGTGAAGATAGAAACAAACAACTAGTTaaatacaacaacaacaacaacaacaacttagccttttgtcccaagcaagttggggtaggctagagatgaaacccacagaaaacaagaataagaaacaaaCAACTAGTTAAATGCAAAGAGAAAAAGAGTTAACAAGAAGACAACATCAAAGAAGCAAATGCAAAGTTAAGGGGTTAAAGTTCTGCTATCTATTTGATATTTGGGTTGTAACATGAACAAAAATATACCACCTGCAACCGAAACATTCAGAGATTCAAAAGTACCTTCCATTGGAATGTTTACAAGCTCACAGGCTTGGAGGGTTTCTGAAGAGAGGCCATTCCCCTCACTTCCTAACACTAAGCACAGAGACTCATTCAAGAGTGAATCAGCTAGTTCTTTGGACAGCGAGTGGATTCCTTTGGACGCATCACTGCTACTTTCTGGATGGCCTGCCATCATCTTCATATCATATTTAGTCATTAATGCATGCAGGTCATGCCAGGTACCAGAGACAATAGGCAGCTGCAAAGAGGCTCCACGGGCTGCACGAAGAGCCTTTTCATTGAAAGGATCACAACAAGCTGGGAGAAGAAATACCCCATCCTGTTGGCATTTGGGTTTACAGGTTGTCAGAAGTGTAGAAGTCGGAACAGTAAATACTAGAGAGTATTTGGTTTTGTGAACCAGATATAGTTTTAGTACACATGAATCCTGTGTTGTGTATCCCATAAAAAAATTCTTGCAAACAATAGCATTGGATAAGGACATTCCATCCTATCTTACATAAGAGCAGAATCAATTTCATTTTAGCAAAGGAGCAGAATGAAATTTCATGGCATATTCTCAAAACCCAAATTACTGCGAACTCTAtcctgtgacagttcaatttGTCTTATAAATCAAATAGGTTCAAAACAGCTAGAAAAGAATCAAAGTAGAATGACAAATCTGGTCTCAGAAAGGAAAAACATATGCTCTAATGAAGTGGCAATATATTGTCAACATAATGCAATGTAGCAGTAGTTCAGTCTGATATACTTCAACAAGTAAGAAGTAACACTAAAGAAAGAGATGGCGTACCCATTTGAAAGCACAAGCTGATCTTATCAGCGTTCCAAGGTTACCAGGATCCTGCAAGGTAAGGGCACTATGTTCAGCTTGAGATGCATTGTGCAAAATTTGTAACTACGCTTGTAATGCACATAACTAAGTTAGTTTCGAACGAAAACAAAATGCATGGATTAGAATTTTGTTATGTTTTTGAACTGTGGAATGCTTTGTAGTCTAAGCATAAATGATGACAGCAATTATCTCTGCGCAATGGTGGGGTACTGCATATCCTCACCTGTATCCCATCAAGGACTAGAATCCTCTTCGGATGATTGAACAGCCCATGAAGAGAATCCCCATCCTCATGGCTCCCGAGGTCGCAGAAGTACCTAGGCATGTGCAGGACAGCCATCGCCTCGGTGGAATCAACCGACTGCATGCCGGACACCTTCTTCATCACCGCGGCGCTGACAAACACGACATCGCCAGAGAACTCGCGCAGCACCTCCGGGACCTCCACGCCGTCCAGGAGAAGCAGGAAATCGATGGCGTCAAGCTCAAACCTACACATCTCCCTGAAGCAAGGGGGGCAGGAGCACAGGATTTAGGACGAGAAGGTTCGCGGGACGGGTCAGAGATGGCAAGGGCCTGGAATCGCGGGGAGTACAGGATGGGGGCGAGGccgacgaggaggaggcggcggcaggagcggCGGTACGCGGCGGAGAGCCGGAGCTTGACGCAGTGCTTCACGAGCGGGTTCGCCACGCTCGCCACCTGCTTGCGCTGATGCCCGGCCCGGGAGGAAGCCGCGGCCGCCGGCTTCGACGCAGCGGAGGCCGTACCAATGACGGCGCGGGACGAGGATTTGCTCCGAAGGCGGAGAGCGCGCTCCGGGCTCGGCGAATAGTTGGCCGccaaggacggcggcggggctcgCGCCAGTAGCAGCATCGCGGTGGCGAGCGGCCGAGCTGGGGGCGTGGTGTGGCACGCTCCGTTTGTTGACTTGGCCTCGTGGGCTTGGCGCCCATCTTATCTGCTGATGGACTCAAATTGCACATTTGCACCCAACGGTCAGGATGACGGGATGGACTCTAGCATTCCCCAGTGCCCTTTGTCACAAGCATTCTGCATTTTTGCCACTGGATACTACAGCCTGCCTCTGAGACACATTTGATATGTTTGATTAACTTTCACCTCATCTAGGATCTTTTTGAAATTACTGCGCATTTCATACTTATTTCTGAAGCTTGTTCACTGATCATTGTGCAAACAGCACCTTTGCACATCAAGCGCTCCCCGGCGGGAATTGTGCGAGGGACCGTTCAGGCCCGACGCAGGCTGCCGCACCCTGCCGGCGTCACCGCTCGGAACACGGCGAGGGCGAACATTTCGTTCGCGTTGGCTTGCTCCAGCAGCCTGGAAGCAGCGCCCTCCCATGACAACGCAAACAGTTTGGCACCGCTTCAATCAAGCAGTTCAAGTTATTCGGGTACTGCATGCCACCTCCAAATCTCATTGCTCCCGCGATTACAATTCGCGCTGAAGATTGAATGCAGCGTAGTTTACAGCTTTACACGGTCCATACTGTTCGTCCTCTACCAGAAGTGGCATCTTTACAAGAAGGACATCTGCACATGCCAAACTGCTAGGACACAAGTACACAACGGAACATGGGAGAACTGTGAATAAAGCAAAAAACAAAAATCTCTCCTCCTCTTGTGAAGCAGGTCCTTGTGACTCTATAAGCTACCAATTGCAGAAACAGAGCTTAAAACCACGATCCTGAAAGAAGTGAAAGCAGAGAGTTAGATTTTGAGGGGAAGAACAGAGAATGAACGTATTCGATATTGCAAGGATTCTAATTTGAGATGACACGACCTCTAAGGCACTGCTCACTCGTCTCCCATTGCAAGTTCTAGCGCATAATCATCTCTTTCCTGAAAAAGAAGGGAGTCCATTTCATCTTAGGATAGTGTCTGAGAACCAATATATAACTGCATCTTGTAGATCAGAAAGTTAGTACTACTCACCACAGGCCCTCGTGCAAAATATCTCCCGAATTGGAGCCAATATACCTGGAAATTGACAAACAATTTGTTTAATAAGTGAGTTTCATAAGATTATTTCCTACTACATATGGAGCTATATATTGTTCTTTATATTCAGAAAGTGCTTAGACTTTGTACTTGCCTCATCTTCATCTTGAGTCTCGACTTCGACATCACCAGATGGGAAGCCAACACACAACAAGGCATAGCCCTGAAAAGGAAACCATACAATAGGACTCAGGAACACTGGATTACGTAGTTGATAGGCAACGATAGACAATATTTTATGATTGGTTAACTAATTTGCACTGGTGAATCTTTCTATGTTGCTCAACTAAAAATTATACTCAATCAAAAATATATGTCCATATATGTGACACAAAAGATACTAAATCGTCGGTTACATTGTAATCATAGTCCTTCCTAAAAAGAAGTCACGTTAGTCATGCACCAAGCTGCAAGGAATTGCCCAGGGACCTTCAGGAAGTTGCATGAGCTGCCTAAACTGGACCACAGGTTAAGCAATACAGCATCACATTCTCCAGACCCACATGGGGAACAATAGTATGGCATGGACACAGTACTCGAATCAGATCCCAACTAGTGGAAGAAAACACAGGTATACCTGATCTTTTAGTTCTGCAGATATCCCAAGTGCTTCAGGTTGTCTTATTTGTCCTGATTTTATCCGGACTGCACAGCTTGTACAACAACCTGATTGCCAAAAGGAGTCTCCAATTATTATCTCGATAACAAGAAATAATCAAAGTGGAGATACTACGCAAACTAGCAGCAACCAGTGTATCAAAATGCAATAGCATGTTTAGGTCATTCTTAATTTAGTTGTTGTCCAGAAGTATCAGACAAATAGGAGAGTCCCAAATGATTCCAACATGGTTCTGCCTGCATGTTCCAAAAAGGCGAAATGGCAAATTTGAGCAATGGGCACAAAGAGTTCATAATCAAAACAATTATGTATCTTTCTGACCAGATGCAGTGAAATGATGGATACAACCTAGTGAACCCATCAAGGCAGCACGCAGAAGGCAGTCTGATGTCCTCACCACTCTCAGTGCACATGAAAGGAAACACAGTGAATCCATCATcaagctcagccgctaagctaGGTTCAAGTGTGAAGCGCAGCGATTCGCCTACCGTATGCGACCTGGTGAACAATGCATTCCACAATGAGAATGGGGGGCGTTTATACCAGCTTCGCCAATGATTACGAGGGCCTCGTTGGTCCCCAAATGAGTGGAGCACGGCAGGGACAAGTGAGACCTTCCATCTAGAAGATCAAAAACAGATAGGTGCTGCAGCATGGTGGGTCTAGACTTAATAGCAAGGACTCTACTCTTAATAGTCTGACTGGACTACGTTTGTATATTGCCTCTCCATCCCACCTCCTCGGTCGATGGCAGGTACAAGTGAGAGCTTCCATCTAGACGATCAAAACTGTTAGGTGCTAGAGCATTCCAGAACTCACACAATCACACACTGGCACAATCTTGCGAATACTTGGAGAAGATGAACAACACACATGAGTTTTGCAACGCGACAACtacttgcctcctctactctcTTGCATATATATATTTGCTCAACTTAATACAATGTGATGCGAAACATGAGCTTGGTTTAGCTTCAAACGCAACAATTACAAGGTACTCATTGGTGCCAAGTGGGTGAGCATACAAAACCAGATGGAGCTAGACTCAAGCACAGATTCTATTCTGCATGCAGTAGATGTCCTGTCAAACTACAACCCCAAGAGTACTTGTTTATATGTGAAGCCCAAAGTTTTCCCTACATATGCAGCCTAGTGAACAATGCACTCACAATGACAATGGAGGGGGCTCTTGGCCCAACTACAGAGGAGTGCAGATGGTTATATGTTGGAAGCACATACCCTACACGCTTCTCATAACCATATATGAGTATCGTGTAAGACTTGCACATGCTGCTACCCATATCAGCATAAGAGGAGGAGGCATAATAGCCACCATTCAGTTTCCACCACCATCTTACACGTCTATTTTGGAGCACTAACTACCTGGCTGGCTGCAAGTAGAAGGGGATGGAGGGTGGTTTTCAGTTTTTTACCAACTGCCATGGTGAAGACAGTGCTTCAGGCCCTGTATGAAAGAAATTCAGATGCTTCAAGCTAGAGGGATACAAGCATGGTTGGCATCGATGAACTTTATTATTGTAAGTGCTACTACTAGTCATGCATAATGAGTCTACCAACGGCTGCTTACTTAACAGTCGCGTTCATGGTTGCTACATGAATATTGGATCATATCATGTATTCCAGCTTGGGCAAGTCTGGTGCTCCCATGGCATTCACATTCTACTCTACTCTTGGTGTAGCGATGTCGTGAACACTGCATGCACTATGTATCACGCAAAAGAAATACCGCATGATGGGCCAGCTGGTCTCGCTTGATTGTTTTCTTGCAAGTTTGCAACTACAAGGATATTGAATGATCATTGCAAGAACACGCCCCGGTAACTCGCAACTGATCTCAGTCAAATGCAGGCTAACTTAACTTTGTGGGCTTCTCACTACTCAGCAAATTTTAATGAGTTGCTCATATTTCAGTTCCTAGGAAGATGGATGGGCGTGGTTCTTACAATCTCTTAACTAACTATCCCAGCATCATTGTTCGAATTATCTTGAAGGGTCATATTTCAGTTCTAATGATAGGGACTAGGGAGTCGTGCCCAGCCATTGAGCCTAGCCAGCGCTGCTGCTGAAAATTAAGGCTCATGTGCCATGCATGGACAGCAAATAATGTACTAATATGATTTACTGACATCTCCTAGGGACATTGCGGTTTCATTCATCAGGAGTCAGGAGCTCTGGATACGTTGCAAAAGCCACTATTCCTTTGTAAAAAAACAACTGAACATTCAAAATCGTGCTGTTGCCAGGTTATCATGATAAGTTAATTAACCCTACAAAGCAACCTGAATAGCAGTTCAACAGATTAGCGTATGCAGGTCTCGCTGAATTCGGTTGCTGTGCAACAGTATAGGACAAATGAGAGTTGCAAACGCGGGCGGAGAGGGGATAGGAGGATTCAGGATGCAACCTACCGTGCCGGCACGCGAACGGCAGCCTGATGTCCTGCGCCTCCGCGGTGTGCAGAATGTACTGGTCCTGCGCCCGCCACCCACCATGAGCCCATGTCAGTATCCATACCAGACCTTCCTTCCCCAGGAAACAGAGACAACGGAGCACAACGCGCGCGGGGCGAGGCTGGGCGTACCTCGGGCACGACGAACTCGTGGACGACCCCGCGCTGGCGGTCGTGGACGGTGACCTTGTGGGCGGGGACGGcagtggcggccggcggccggggcgccTGCTGCAGCTCCGAGGCGCGCGCCCTCGTGTCCCGCGCGGGACGGCTCCGGCGCGGGGACGCGGAGCCGGGGAGGACGCCGGCGATCCCCTCGCTCCTCCACAGGCACCCGATGCGAGCCCTGCAGCGACGCGCAAGGATTGGCGAGTTCAGCGTGCGCCAGTGAGGCATGGCATCCAGTGAATTAGGAACCGCGAGTGGCGACGTTTGGGGAATGCGACGAGCACAGTGGGCGAGCTGAGAAGTGAGAACGGGAGGAAACGGGACGGCGGAGCGTGAGCGCGTACGTACGTCGTGGCGGCGGGGCAGGCCATCATGCCCGCCGTCGGCCTTCTGCTCTCAGTTGACGGGCGGGTCCGGCCCGCGGCGGGTGGCGGGTGGTGCTCGGACGGACGGgttcgcggccgcggccggcgcggggggcgacGGTAGGGAGCGTGACGACTGCTGCGTGAGCGAGCGCCGAGCGGGACGGAATCCTCGCGCGACTGGCTCGGAGCGGATAAGGGGCCTGCCTGCCGCGCGCTCCCCCGCCGCTCGCTGGATCCCATCCCTCAAGAGGCCTCACGGGGGGAGCCCCCCTCAACCgtgcggcggagcagagcggatCCACGAGTAGGACGGGCCGGGTCGCGTCGGCCGACCATGCCTGGAAAACTTTTTGTGCGCGCGGCCTGGCGGGTGAATCCGGCCGGCCCGCAGCCCGGACGCACGCACTAGGCTGCGGAGCAAGTCGCGGAGACGACGTCTTCGGAGCCCGCCCCCTCCGTGCGCCGTGCGGGCGATCGTGTAGCCGAGGCGGGGCGGCCGGCCGGTCCGGTCCGAGCCGCCGCTGCCCGCTGCCAAAGGACGCGCCCGTCGAAcgcgcgctgccgtgccgcggcGCACGCAGCGCGGCCTTTCTACTCCAGCAGCGGTTCACCATTCGGGAGCGGTTCAAAGCCCCCCCACCTACTCGCCGGTAGTATCACCCGCCGTCCAAGGTAAACACCATTTGCTCCCTCCAAATAGGCACCTCCACCGTCCACCGTCCACCGTCCGCGCAGGACCGTCGAGCGGACACGAACGGCTCCTACGTGCGTGAAAAACCCATCCCGAGACGGCTCTGCGGCGCCGCCGGGCGGTCGTCAGGTGCCATCCAAATTCCAATAGGTTCGCCGCGACAATGATTTCTCGGCTCGCGTGCTCGACTCGATCATCATCCTCGTGGTTCGGTTTCGGTCGTTGCCTGCTGCCTACAGTACTTGGCCTTGGCTCTTCCGACGCCCGCAAGGCCGCAAGAGCCGCACGCCCACGCCGGCGCACAGCACCCGGCCCGGCTTCTTCTGTTCATCTTTCTTTTCATTTTCTTTTAATTTATCCTTCCCGTGGCGTCTGGAGTGACAAGTTGACAACGTGTTGGCAGGTCGTAATGCAAAAGTGTGCGCTCATCAAGTCGACACAAATCATGGAACTAAAGTTAATGGATCTTTGTTGACGCCTAATAATTTAGTAAAGATATAACGTGTGTCAAAAATTTTAAATAACTATGGACTTACATACTACCGCATACTTCCTTTCATAATCACTCAAACAACAGTAACCGGGGCAATTTTAAAAACGGACTGGATGATTTTTAAAGCATTAGATGCGCTCTAAACAAAGCATGATcattggatctggatctaattaAGCACACATGTTTGCTGCAAATTCCATGTGGCGTATCCTCTATCCTGGCTGTTGTTGCTGCATCTTCCTCCCATGTTGCAGCGCCAGCTCGCATCACCCTCTTGCGCCGCCGTCTCGGCATCTCGCGGCACTGGCAACGGCGGCAATCAAGTGTAACATTTGACAAATCGACACTATTAAAAGCTTGTgggcaaaaaaaaaagtaatATACGAAAGCTGATTAGACATGAAAAGGCTGTGGTAAGCACAAGAACCTTGAGGTGTTGACGTCGAACTTACTGTGAGAAAACTTGCACAACGGGATCCCTGGAAAATTTGGTCAACCACTTCCTAGTCATTTAAAGAAAAAGCGCGAGACTAGTGTTCTTTAATACAGGAGATGCTAACCAGCCATCGAGATTCTATCGGTTCATGTCAAATTGTCAAGGCCTTGTTTGAATACGTAATAGATTATTTCATTAGAAATGTCATAATTCTTTCAAATGAAAACACTGTACATATTTGGAATTGTAGTAAAATCAACTATAGGCTAATACCGTACTTTGTGAATACCACGGTAGTTTCTCATAAAAGAACTAAGAACAATCTTTATGTGTACTGTTTTCTGAAACAATTAGCACCACACAATAATAATTCTGCAAACTTGGAATTAACTAAAAAATGGACTGGGTACCTTTTGTTTTTATTGATCCGGTATAGTTTAGAAAAATAGCGTGGAAATTACACGGAAATAGCATGGAAACTATAGTTTTTATTGAAACAATTAGCACCAAGCACTCGATGCTGAAATTGCCCACTACTTTCAGTCACAAGTAAAGCGTACAATATGGCACTGTACTGTATCCTTTTAATACCTGCAACATCCAACCAGGACCTAAAACGCCTTTGCCTTTTCTAGACAGAATGTTCTCTGAACCTCTAACTACTTTAAGATTTATCCAGCACTTACTGGTTCAGGGTTATCTGAACGGACCTTTAACAAGAAAGATTCATCCAGCACTTGCTGTTTCTTTTGCTCTCTGAACCTTTATCTATCACCAGCTGCTGGTTCCGTGGTTGGTCTGCAAAATATCTTCAGGGACAAGAACTGTGAACAAACCACGTTCAGCTGTCCTGAAATCTTCACTTGGTTTTGGATTCACGCACGCACCGTGTCGCGCGTGGAAGTTTGTCACCGCATGGGAGAGCTCCAGTTTGTCACCGTGCCACATGAACGACACGGGAGAGCAGCCTTGGCACTGATCCGGTCATCCTTGGGACCGAGACGGGATCAGAAGAAAACAAAGGAGCCGCGCATGATCAGTATCCGACTGCCTGCCAAGTTTGTTTGTTTTTTCAGTCCGAGCAGCTGCGACTCTCCACGGTACCGAAGAGCTCATCACCCCCGCCTCCTCCCACCCACCCAAGAGCTCAGCTCCTCCGTCCTCTTGCACCTTATCTTACTCGTTTAAATATCCGCGCTTGTTCTCGGGGGGAGAGAGAAAGGGTACAGctagagagagaggggggagagagagggagccgGGGATTGGGGGAGGATGGCTCTGCTGCAGTGCCAGAGCCTGCCCGGCTTTGGCTGCAGCGGCATCGCCCTGGCACGAGCGGGGGTGCAGCAATGTCTGGCAGCGGCGTCCCACGCGCCCCTTCTGCCTCCCCTCCTGCGCGCCAATGGCGGCAGGACGGGCCGCTCCCCTGCCTCCGTTAAGGCTGGCAATGCGATAGGCTTCGGCCGGCGGGGACGGAGGGACCTGCGCGTCgtcgcggaggcggcggcggccaaggtCACGCCGGTGTCGCCTGGCGGCGTCAGCATCAGCGACGTGCTCTGGCCTTCCGCCGGTGAGTCCCAAACTCCGGTGAGATGTTGCCATGGCCAATGGCTACTTCCTCCGACTCGTTTTCCTCTTTTGGAAATCTCGGAGGTGTTCTATTTTATTTCCACTCCGCGATGCGATATGCTGACTGGTCATGGGCGCGTCCTGGCTTTGCTGGCTCGCCtttgtctgaactctgaagctcCGAGCTGCTGAGCTGCCAGGAGATGACAACTATTTCTTGCATATTTATTTCAGAAAAGAAATATTTCTTGCATATCGACAAAGGAGGAGTAGAGATTTTCATGGTTTTAAGAACAAAGTTTACGGAAGAGAAGGCCTTCCCTctgatgttttttttttcttcttctgcaATGTTGATACCATGCAGGAGCATTCTTGGCCATGGCAGCACTGGGGAAACTGGACCAGGTGGTGGCGTACAAGGGAGTCTCCTTGACGATTGCGCCCCTTGGAGCGGTCTGCTGCGTGCTTTTCAGCGCTCCAGACTCGCCTGCAGCCAAGGTCCGTGGTCAACATTCAGTTTTAATACAGTTTGACTATATTTATACTTGTGACCTCACTAGGAACCTAGGACGGAAATGTACGCTCTGGGAACCAACGATAACACTTGAATGTTACAAAGATGTTATGTTCAAAATCATATTAGGCGTATCTGATTAACCATGGTTGATTTAAAGGTAACCGAATGTAAACGAGACAAACAAAACAAAATAACCTCATCCGAAGAGTGGCACTGTGGCAGACACAAAAAGGTGAAAAAAGCAAAGCATTGAGAATAAATTTTCCACTAAAAAGCATATAGCAAGTAGCAGTAATTGTAACGCTTAAATTTAGCAACAACGACTTCATCATGTATTGCCAAAGGAATTTTTTTTGTTCATCATGAACTCATTTTCAAGCAAGCCCAGTGTTACCACAAAAGCATATGTTTGTGGAGTTATGTAGGTTTCTAGCACAGTAAAATGGCATAGTTACAGACTACTTGCAGTTAACCATCTTCCATTCTGAGATGATTTGAGATTTTAGAAACTTGTAGCACTCTCTTACAGCAAATCAAAAGCTCCTGAAATTCATCTATGATAATCAATACTAACATTTCTTGGGAGTTGCGACTGTACAAACTTGTATCTACTCTTATCACGAACCAAAAGTTCTCGTGTTTCATCTATACTAATACAGGTGGTAAAAACTTGCAGAAATACAATATGTTCGTTGCACAGATTGGTTGTGCCGCATTAGGTGTATTGGCCCTTTCGTTGTTTGGGCCAGGCTGGTTAGCAAGAGGTGCAGCTCTTTCTGCCTGCATAGCATTCATGACCATCACAGGTGCCACACATCCTCCAGGTAAAACTCCGATGAGAAATATGCAGTTTGGTTGTGTTGTATTTCATCTGTGCTTTCCTGAACTCTTATTTTATCTGCTGCTTATGTCTGGTTCTTGCAGCTGCAAGCTTGCCCCTCTTATTTATTGATGGCCCGAAGTTTCACAATCTGCAATTTTGGTATGCACTTTTTCCTGGAGCTGCAGGTTGTGTCGTCCTTTGCTTGATTGTAAGTAAATTGGACCTTGCAGCTTCCTGA from Panicum hallii strain FIL2 chromosome 9, PHallii_v3.1, whole genome shotgun sequence includes:
- the LOC112877756 gene encoding uncharacterized protein LOC112877756 isoform X1, encoding MLLLARAPPPSLAANYSPSPERALRLRSKSSSRAVIGTASAASKPAAAASSRAGHQRKQVASVANPLVKHCVKLRLSAAYRRSCRRLLLVGLAPILEMCRFELDAIDFLLLLDGVEVPEVLREFSGDVVFVSAAVMKKVSGMQSVDSTEAMAVLHMPRYFCDLGSHEDGDSLHGLFNHPKRILVLDGIQDPGNLGTLIRSACAFKWDGVFLLPACCDPFNEKALRAARGASLQLPIVSGTWHDLHALMTKYDMKMMAGHPESSSDASKGIHSLSKELADSLLNESLCLVLGSEGNGLSSETLQACELVNIPMEGNELTNPFTQAELLVYCLPCLLQLETNTLPPACEKTESSDGPIMFRVGVPAAHAIWHLCLVDPFGVWKGARLGLVWSC
- the LOC112877756 gene encoding uncharacterized protein LOC112877756 isoform X2; amino-acid sequence: MLLLARAPPPSLAANYSPSPERALRLRSKSSSRAVIGTASAASKPAAAASSRAGHQRKQVASVANPLVKHCVKLRLSAAYRRSCRRLLLVGLAPILEMCRFELDAIDFLLLLDGVEVPEVLREFSGDVVFVSAAVMKKVSGMQSVDSTEAMAVLHMPRYFCDLGSHEDGDSLHGLFNHPKRILVLDGIQDPGNLGTLIRSACAFKWDGVFLLPACCDPFNEKALRAARGASLQLPIVSGTWHDLHALMTKYDMKMMAGHPESSSDASKGIHSLSKELADSLLNESLCLVLGSEGNGLSSETLQACELVNIPMEGGASFFPPLSWKI
- the LOC112877757 gene encoding ferredoxin C 2, chloroplastic, with amino-acid sequence MGSSERRGSARQAGPLSAPSQSREDSVPLGARSRSSRHAPYRRPPRRPRPRTRPSEHHPPPAAGRTRPSTESRRPTAGMMACPAATTARIGCLWRSEGIAGVLPGSASPRRSRPARDTRARASELQQAPRPPAATAVPAHKVTVHDRQRGVVHEFVVPEDQYILHTAEAQDIRLPFACRHGCCTSCAVRIKSGQIRQPEALGISAELKDQGYALLCVGFPSGDVEVETQDEDEVYWLQFGRYFARGPVERDDYALELAMGDE
- the LOC112877758 gene encoding uncharacterized protein LOC112877758 isoform X1, yielding MALLQCQSLPGFGCSGIALARAGVQQCLAAASHAPLLPPLLRANGGRTGRSPASVKAGNAIGFGRRGRRDLRVVAEAAAAKVTPVSPGGVSISDVLWPSAGAFLAMAALGKLDQVVAYKGVSLTIAPLGAVCCVLFSAPDSPAAKKYNMFVAQIGCAALGVLALSLFGPGWLARGAALSACIAFMTITGATHPPAASLPLLFIDGPKFHNLQFWYALFPGAAGCVVLCLIQEVVVYLKKNFKF
- the LOC112877758 gene encoding uncharacterized protein LOC112877758 isoform X2, with translation MALLQCQSLPGFGCSGIALARAGVQQCLAAASHAPLLPPLLRANGGRTGRSPASVKAGNAIGFGRRGRRDLRVVAEAAAAKVTPVSPGGVSISDVLWPSAGAFLAMAALGKLDQVVAYKGVSLTIAPLGAVCCVLFSAPDSPAAKKYNMFVAQIGCAALGVLALSLFGPGWLARGAALSACIAFMTITGATHPPAASLPLLFIDGPKFHNLQFCKRWWFT